aCGCTGAGAAGAGCTATTCATAGCGTAAATTGAGAAACTCCAGCTTGTCATTAAGTGACAATGTTTGTACCTACACATGTCCAAGTCTCACTTGACCTTACCACCACCCACACAGCTCATTCAGTGTCTGCTGGTGTTTTGGTCTAGTGAGCAGTATTTTTAGCACAGACTGTCAGATGCAATTATGAGCCATCACACACCATATACGGCAGCAACTCTTaccttaaaaatactttttttagaaaacaatgCTTTTTTCTAGGTAAAAGGAACAGGAGTTTTGCTGCAGTGACCAATAGTAGTTCTTGTATAATACCTTGCgtaaagaaaactgaattacATCTGAGATCTTTGTACATAACATTTTACAGCTCTCATGAAGGCTTCTGAAAACATCTGTTTACATGTCATCAAGCATGCTTGGTTTTCTGTGAGACAGTAAGTGCTTACTGCCACTGCAAAGCTGGCAGAGTGTATCTAACCCTGCATCTCCACCCTGCACTGTGAAACACTTTCCACACATTTCTATTCCTCAAATGTGGGGCATAGTCCAGCTCATTTCCTCTAAAAGGACCCACCATATCAGGCAGTTGCACTGCTACTTTCAGTAGTTACAATTTTGtagttttctgcatttcctaCCACTTTCATTACATTTACTGCCGAGTAAACAATAATAtctaagaaacaaaattttcttaGACTGCTGTCATGAGATCCTTGGAAACACTCGTGCCTTTTAGAAAGAGAACACTTCCAGGAAACTGCCCAGCCTTGTGCCAACAACAACTGCATGCATCAGTCATCTTGCTCCACTGAAGAAGTAGATTGCCAGCAGCGCTAGAGCAGCCTTTCCACACCTCTGCTTTGATCTAAATGGAGAACTTTTGCAAACAGTTCAATTCCTGTGACGCGGTCAGTCCTTGGCGTTTCTCTTACAGCAGCCAACAAGGAGAAAACCAGCCTCACCTCCACTAGCCTATTTCCTGATATCTGTTAAGTACCCAACAGAGTCACCATAGCTTAACATCTTGTCCAGCCTGTTTGGGAAAGAAGCAATGTTCAAACCTTCTAGATATGAGCAAGCACTAGTGTGTGCCCAGCAAAATGCCAGACCCCTCCTGGAACACAGCTGCTAGCTTTCAGAGAAATCACTGGGGTTTGTGAGATGTACAAAATGGCAAAATGGTGTCCAGTAAGAATTTATACCtgcaaggaaaaatataaatgtttgctttgctgCTCATGAATTCATAGTAGAAAGGAGCTCATGTGCAAATTTAATTAGTGtgaaatattgtttaaaaaatcaatCATAAGTGTTTTGAGTTACACAGTGGAATAAAATCGTTCTTTGTGCAAGGTTTACAGATTTTCCATCACTATAAATGACAATTCTCTAATTCTCCCGCTGTTGTCACATCAGTCATCGTTCTCTGAGTCAAGTGAAAGGGGCGTCTCTAAGCATCACGACAGCAAAAATGTACCAATTAAACGGAATCTCTGGAGAGACTGAGAGAAGTTCAGAAATCTGCCTGAAATGAAGAGAGTAAATTTCTTCTTGTCTCACATCTGCTCAAGTCTTTACAGGCTTAAAGAAGAGGAAGGGGCTTATTTGCTCCAGATGTCTTCCCAGATGAACTGTTAGAAGCCTTCTCTGTCACAACATTAGCTAAAATGAGTAAGTAAAAGTTCCTGACGAACACGACAGGCTTCTGAGTCCACTGATTCCATTTGCTCGTATTCTTCTTCCGATTGTTCCATGTGTCCTGAGGCTGGTGCAGACCACACGTCCAGTCCATGTTGCAGGGAGATGTTATGAAGCACGCAGCAGGCCAGAATGATGTGGCTGGACTTCTCTGGAGAATACTGCAGGGTGCCTTTCGAGCCATCGAGGCAGCGGAACCGCGACCGAATGGTTCTGAACGTGCGCTCGATGACATTGTGAGTGGCGGAATGGGCCATGTTGTAGCGGTACTCCGCAGGCGTTTCGGGGATGTGCAGAGGGGTCATCAACCATGTCCGGAGCAAGAAGGAGCTGTCACCTGTTAGAAAtggaaaggagcaggacaggTTACACACCTACAGTCAGCAAGAGATTTCAGCCTGGTTTTCTGGTACAGCAGATACAGAGTAAATTCTTCCATTGGCTAAAACACAAGGCATGGAAGAAGTAACTCTGGTTTATAGATGTGACAAAGTAAAGGCATTCAGTTTTACACAAGAAAATCGTGGAAGATTTTCCACAGAATAGTTCAAAGAGAATTAATCTCCTGCACgaaacagggaaaaacagtTGGACTAGGACAGTACCTAGAATTAAAAATTGCATAATTCAGCATGGAAAGGCATAGAATAGCTGAAAAACAGCTATTAACAGAATGAATGAGGATTAACACATACAGTAATCAGACTGTACAAAACACAGATTAGAAGTCACTGTTCTAAGCTTCCAAGATAAGGGTTGTCCAAATGGAATCATGAATCTCATCTTTGCAGAAAACCAACTGAAAGTAAATATATCACTTGCGCCCAGAGGTTCTCGCTCAGTAAGGAGACGATCTACAATAGACTTTCTACTGAAAACAAGGATGAAAAATTGACTTACCAAGTAGCCAGCCATCTTTATGTAGCTCAGTTTCAAACTGGCTTGTGAGGGCTGCCTGCTCTAACACCGTGCAGTCAGGCAGGCTGCCTGGCCAGTGCGTTTCAGCACTAAGAAGGACTCCTCTGGAATCACACACCATGAGGCAGTTCAGGGAATGGAGACCCTTTCGGTTCACATAGGATAGGTCTTCAGCATTTGGTGCTTTGATTGCCACGTGGGTGCAGTCAACCAcccccagcactcctggcaTTCCTGCCAGCCCATAAAAGTCATCCTtcaggctctgcacagcagcttcaTCTTTAGGAAAGTGAATGAACTGTGAGGCTCTTTCCACCAGTGCCTCTGTTACATTGGCAACGCAGCGGCTCATCGAGGCTTGGCTAATGCCAATAGCATCCCCCATGCGAGTCTGGAAGGAGCCAGAGGTGTAGAAACCCAACGCAGCAAGTATTTGCGTCTCTGGACTGATGGCCCTGGACCGCTGTGTAGGGCGTGAGAGAGTGGCTCCCAGGAGATCCACCAGGTAGCAAATGAACTGTCGGGGAAAGCCGTACGTGGATACTAGATACTCATCCGTGACATCCTCCAGCTTGAAGCGATCCAAAGTCCTGTGTCCGCGGCCATAGAGCAAGAGGTCGCAGTCAAGAACCGCTATAGGTACGGCCATGGCTAACGACCAAGGGCGTCCTCTGGGGCTCCTCTCTGACAGGACTTTCCCAGAGGCTTCACCTGCATAAAGCAAAAGAAGATACTCAGAACAACTGTTACTGGTGAGCTTTAAGACTCCGTtaccattttcctttttgtctgaTCATCCAGCAggtcattttatttttctttttctgcttttaaatacaCGGGCACCGAGGTGGGTTCATCGCGGAGCCGACAACTCTGCCCGGCGCTGACAGGAATTTACCTCCCGTGGCGGAGAGGGAGCTGGAGTTGTGCCCAGTCCCCGCCGCCGGGGCACGGCAGACACGAGCGGCGGGCAGCTCGCAGGGCGGTCTCGCAGTCCCGGCGGCCGCTGCCCTTGCCGGGCGCCCCGGGCCCCACGGGCCGCCCGACCTTCGCCGCAGCCGTCTCACCCCTTACCAGCCCTGCGGCCGCTGCAGGGCGGTccccgccggcccggccccacATTCGCCGTGACAGATTCGCCATAGACAGGGGCTaccggcggcagcggggccgggcgctgcCCCGCTTTTCTCGGCCTCAGGACCTCGTACCCCGCCGGAGAGCGGGCTCAGCGCGCCGCGGGCGGGCAGAGAGCGGCGGCTGCGTGCGGAAAGTGCCGCTGCGGACACTCAGactcctcccttcttccctcccttcctccttccttccttccctccccccgCCCGCAGCGgatgaaaacaaacagcagcgATGGCGACGGCGATGGCGGCGGCGCGCCGCAGCCAGCGGCTCTGAGGGCagcggcagccccggcccggcccccgccgccggccGCGCACCCCCGCCGGCGCTGACACTCGCGGCGAGACCCCCGGGCCGGGaacgaggaggaggaggggcgCCGGCCGGAGCCCCGGGGTGGCTTCGGGGCTTGGAGGCGGCGGTCGCTGTCCCGGGGCCGCGGGGTCTGCCCGTGCCCGGCCGGGGCGCGGAGGAGGACCGGGgcgcggcggcggagcgggcCCCGCGCGGGATGAGCCGCCGCGCCGCCAGCACTGCCGGCCCCGCGCAGGTACCGCGGGCCCCCGCACGGCAGGGCTGGGACCTCCGAGAGCCTGCGGGAGGCCCTTCGAGGGGAGGGGGCCGCGACGTGGGTCTTAAGCTTTTGGCTGCTGCTTCGTGTCCCTGTTTTACTTTGCTTCGCTGGTCGCGGAGGTCGGTTCCCGACAGCCGCCTGTCGGCTGCTATTCGTTTTGCTAACGACTGGTGGCTGTCAGTGGAGCCTGGGAAAGATGTGGCCCGCTGTAATCTCAGCAAGTGgtcatttaaaatcaaaatgccTCAGAGCTTGTTGAAAATAGTGGAATGGGAGACCCTATGCTCCATTGTATAGTCTTCCTGTAAGATGCGAGTTTGTGATATGCTTGGAAAGAGCAGAGGTTTACAGGTGGTCGTATCTTTCTTTCCTGTTGGAGCTGTGGCTTTTACTGCACAGTCAGAGTCCTTCATTCCTGTGGATTCGATGGGAGCAGAGACGCCTTCCATGTCAATGAACAGGTAGAAAAGGGACTATTTGGACTGAGCCTGCttagaaaactgaaaagcaatGGGACTAGGCACATACCAAGGTGGAAAAAGATGGCAAATTACTGCCTTAGCTGAGAATTAGTCGGCTGTCCATATAAAGTTTAGAGCATCTCCAAATTATTGCAGAAGTGGCCTGACCTGGAGGACTCTTCCTTCTTGTCACAAGAAATAAGTCTTGCAGATTGGCCAGGATGTCTGTAGCTGTCCAGAAGGATCATACAGGatcaatttattttgtttaaatggtATTGTATAATCTTAACATTTCTGAACATGTGTTCATACAGTAGTTGAGAGGTAGTGATTATGTTGGTGGTTATAGCATGGGGTATGCAGAAGCAAATTCTGGTTTGGCTGTTTGGCTTGACAAACTGAGAGAATGGACCTTTGAACTGATACCATTTTTAGACCTTAGGGAAGTACAGACTGTAACTGCTGGTCAACAGGATTacttaattttgtttctaaGTCAGTGGAGCTGGCAGCGCTGGCTTTAGTAAGTTATTTACTAAGCTGCAGAGTCATTTATAAAGTGAATCTGTTTCCTGATCAGGATGAAAAATTACCTCTTCATCATATAGTGAGCATATAGTGAACTACAGAGCCTTTGATTACATCAAAATGTTTATATTATATACAGCAGAAACAATTTTTCTGCTAgaatttaatcttaaaaaaaaaatccctaaactTTAAAGAATGAGAATGTCACACCTTAAAACTTAGGATTGTTTGCTACTTCTCCCTAGGTTTCTGACTAATCTACTAAGAAGGCAAAATGGAGATTAAGTAATTGTAGGATATGGGAGTTTGACTTGTAGGCCCAGTCTTGAAACAGAGCACTGTGTTTATGGAGATCTTTTTATAGTTGCTTGTTAGTGTGCCTGCTTGCAGTGAAGCTTCTTGTTCATTCAAGGGAGGATGTGTTCTAGGCACACTTAAAAGCTTCAAAAACTTCCATGTGCTTTTTGTTTACTGTGTGATTCAACGAGGCTTTTCTGAGATTCTCACAGAACATCCTTGGAGATTGGatttggattaaaaaagaaattctggaaGAGCGGTATGGGCAAGGAGCACAGTCTGGGGGGCACAGTCAGGTAACCAAACATCTGGGGTGAGAGCTGTCCACAGCCCTCTCCTTACAGGTACACCAACTCTGGTTTCTTCCCTCTTGTCTTTTCAGTTTCACTCTGGGATAAGAACCATGAGTCATTCTTTTGCATTGATGAACGTCGAgtttaaaagaaagcaagatAACTTTGTAGCAGCCAAGGCTCAGAGAGAAATACAGGAGATGATGGAAGCAGCCTATATATGCTTTCCCCAGCAGCAATAATAATGCCTGGTATATGTCAGGTGCTTCTACTCCTTTCCTGTTTATGTAGGTGTCAGTGAGAGGTACTCGCTCAGTTCCCAGGTGTGGGACACGTAGGGCAATGCCCGTGATCCCAGGTGTTCCCGTGCACCTGTTGTGTGCAGGGTTACAGGTGTCTGCCGGCAGTGGGGCTGCTCTCGGCCGGGAGCGCggagcagggcttggagcacgGAGCAGGGCTTGGAGCGCGGCGTGCCGGTCGCTGTAGTTCCTCTGGGCTCTGCCGAGGCATGAAGGGGAGGGCTCTTGCAGTTCCTTGCATCATGCAAACAGCGCCATCACCTTATGCTGATGTGTCCTTCTCGTCAGAGGAGGGTATAAATAGCAGCAGAGCATATAAGGCACAGTGCTTAGATGTTAAACTGTTGCATAAAATCTGCCTCAACcttgggaaaaggaataaagaTTTAGTCAAGAGAGCCACGTGTGGCAGTTCTCCTTTGAACATCCTGTTTCTGATGTTTCTGTTCACAGTCTGAAGACAAAGGCctgtaaataaaagcaataatatAAAAATGGGTGTTGCAGTAAGTGGCAGACAGATCAAAAAGCCATATGGACAAGATGCTTGTTGCATCATGTGCTGGCAAATACATCGGTTTACTTAAGGGATTACCTGGTTGAGGAGAAATCAGTCATGTGTATTTTTCTAACCTAGACCAAAGGTTATTCCCTTCTAGTTGTTATTCAGTGTAAAATGAGCTACTGTTTTCCTTGAGTTAAGCCTAGGCCTATGCAGTAGCATTTAacaaggagctgtgctggcattACAACCTACAGGACATGAGAAAGTTGATTGAGTTTGGTGGAAATAGGTTTAaagaatttccttccttttcaggTCAGCTGTGGCAGCTAACCTGAGAGTGTCAAAgaatttttgtaaataaaaagttTGCTGTAAATCTAGCTCCATCATAAGTCTTACCAAGACTGATTCTAAAGGTGAACACTGGTCTAAGCCTTAGAAGGTCTCAGGCAGTCACCAGAAGCCCTCCTACAAACATGAGATGATGGTTGTCAGATGAGAGCCCTTAGACATTTCAGGAGCTGAGATCTAAAGTCCCAATTTTCCCATAAAATTACTTATTCCTTTCCAGGAAACCTTGCGTGAtactttctgctctgctttgggctCTGGTGGGTCAACTGTTGCTGGCATTTGGAGCTTGGGAGGTAACAGTATGAATCTCCAAATTTTTCATGAACGTTACAGGTAGTTTCAGATCTTGCAGGAAGAATCCcagttctgctgcagcagggcagaacCATGAGGCTCTCATTTTTTGAACTCTGGTggctttttctctccttggtTCATTAGAACGAATTCCTATACTGCTCATAGAGCCATGCTTATGATaatctttgtttcctttcctaaCAGACAGCAAGCTTAACAGCTTCCATTAGTTCCCAAACATCTTGAAAAAGTTGATACCAGAACTTTTTTCCAGCCTCAAAAGCAAATGTGGGTGCTTTTTGACAGCTCCCCCACAATATCAGGATATATGCTTCCTTGCATCTTTCTGCAGGGGTCACATTAACACTTTTTACATTAAAAGCcagtatgatttttttatttagtatttaaaTGTCAGCATTCTCTTTGCTgagaaaagcttattttttaatgcagtattttattgCCTATGTCAGCCAGGTTTGTCAAGGATCTCAGATCTCCTCAACCCTTATAGTGCTTAATTAAGCCAAAAGAATAGTAACAGGTTGTTCTTgcctggggttttgtttgtttggggggaggatgtggtttttttgtagTGGTACATGTCTGTACTaaaagttgtttggtttttttttaattttgaatacTACATCAAGCACTTTAAATGCTGACTTCCTTTTGCACCCCCACAGTGGAAAGGATCCATAATCTGTCTGGTGGACAGGACGCAGGGAGAGAAGGCATAACAGTTTTAATAAGGAGGTTAAAATGTCCAAAGGATAATTTGATAATGCATCTGATGTTGAATCACTTGTGTTGTTAGTTCTAAATTTAAATTGTAATTTGTAATGAGAACAGTACAGCTTAAGGAGATGTGGTATGAAAGTAGCCTAGAACTTTCAATGATATTATATGTCAAGCTTTCTTTTTATAGAGTCGttcagaaagcagcactgtTTTCTAAAAAATGCTCTGTAAATTGCAGTACTCTTGTCTTGCAACCCTTTTTGATTGATACTCCTAAAGCATTAGGCCTTTACTGTCATTAagtgcaatattttaaatagaagtaCTGCATGTGCACAGTCTATTAAagattctgtattttctgtgtgaaCAGGGCTATTGGCCCTTTTGCCCTGCAAGCTTTAGTTTGCATAAATAGCATACCTTGCTGTAAGTTCAGTCTTTGCTTAATGATTGAACACTGAGTATCGTcgtgcacagcagctgctcatgCTCCCTGACCTCAGATCAGTGGTgttcctgtgaggagcagcac
This region of Catharus ustulatus isolate bCatUst1 chromosome 6, bCatUst1.pri.v2, whole genome shotgun sequence genomic DNA includes:
- the HARBI1 gene encoding putative nuclease HARBI1, translating into MAVPIAVLDCDLLLYGRGHRTLDRFKLEDVTDEYLVSTYGFPRQFICYLVDLLGATLSRPTQRSRAISPETQILAALGFYTSGSFQTRMGDAIGISQASMSRCVANVTEALVERASQFIHFPKDEAAVQSLKDDFYGLAGMPGVLGVVDCTHVAIKAPNAEDLSYVNRKGLHSLNCLMVCDSRGVLLSAETHWPGSLPDCTVLEQAALTSQFETELHKDGWLLGDSSFLLRTWLMTPLHIPETPAEYRYNMAHSATHNVIERTFRTIRSRFRCLDGSKGTLQYSPEKSSHIILACCVLHNISLQHGLDVWSAPASGHMEQSEEEYEQMESVDSEACRVRQELLLTHFS